A genome region from Thermococcus gorgonarius includes the following:
- a CDS encoding TIGR00703 family protein: MLEGYYIVENTGVVPAERRFKFKDLKAWGYDLHLGTIDGKEAYFVSKAGTREEGETYTQDGKEYHISETQREIPKDARLLARIVIERGQPYLEFWLDTEEGNFPLAKEDPRLILHRFWTEKKFNQLEKHVGSVGLTTDFFKDRVFVKSLPLPYEEYPPKVRRVLREVRDIHRDMTGFGRFVFQYFGEEDKAHQYRLWWLLPTIHLFDVEVSNEVDKVLAMLD, translated from the coding sequence ATGCTCGAAGGCTACTACATAGTCGAGAACACAGGAGTTGTCCCCGCCGAGAGGAGGTTCAAGTTTAAAGACCTGAAGGCCTGGGGCTACGACCTTCACCTCGGAACTATTGACGGCAAGGAGGCCTACTTTGTCTCAAAGGCCGGAACCAGGGAGGAAGGCGAAACCTACACGCAGGACGGCAAGGAATATCACATTAGCGAAACCCAGAGGGAGATACCAAAGGACGCCAGGCTTCTGGCGAGGATAGTCATAGAGAGGGGTCAGCCCTACCTCGAGTTCTGGCTCGACACAGAGGAGGGCAACTTCCCGCTGGCGAAGGAGGATCCAAGACTAATCCTCCACCGCTTCTGGACCGAGAAGAAGTTCAACCAGCTGGAGAAGCACGTCGGAAGCGTGGGCTTGACTACTGACTTCTTCAAGGACAGGGTTTTCGTGAAGAGCCTGCCCCTGCCTTACGAGGAGTATCCGCCGAAGGTCAGAAGGGTTCTAAGGGAGGTCAGGGACATACACCGCGACATGACGGGCTTTGGAAGGTTCGTCTTCCAGTACTTCGGCGAGGAGGACAAGGCCCACCAGTACCGCCTCTGGTGGCTCCTGCCTACGATACACCTCTTCGACGTCGAGGTCTCAAACGAGGTGGACAAAGTCCTGGCCATGCTCGACTGA
- the twy1 gene encoding 4-demethylwyosine synthase TYW1 has protein sequence MAIVVRSNPNMPEEIALLFRKQHYELVGRHSGVKLCHWLKESLTRGRFCYKQKFYGIASHRCLQMTPVLAWCTHNCIFCWRPMEGFLGTELPEPWDDPAFIVEESIKAQRKLLVGYKGNPKVPKEKFEEAWNPKHAAISLSGEPMLYPYMGDLVEEFHKRGFTTFIVTNGTVPERLEEMIREDKLPTQFYVSLTAPDLETYNRVNVPMIPDGWDRIKETLKLMKDAQTRTVIRLTLVKGENMHNPEGYAKLIKLANPMFVEAKAYMFVGFSRNRLTINNMPKHEEIKAFAEELVKHLPGYHIEDEYEPSRVVLIMRDDVDSNGRGLNGRFIKD, from the coding sequence ATGGCGATAGTTGTGAGATCAAACCCAAACATGCCTGAGGAAATCGCTCTCCTCTTCAGGAAACAGCACTACGAACTCGTTGGGAGGCACAGCGGGGTAAAGCTCTGCCACTGGCTCAAGGAGAGCCTTACCAGGGGTAGGTTCTGCTACAAGCAGAAGTTCTACGGCATAGCGAGCCACCGCTGCCTCCAGATGACACCGGTTTTGGCCTGGTGCACCCACAACTGCATATTCTGCTGGCGCCCTATGGAGGGCTTCCTTGGGACTGAACTACCGGAACCGTGGGACGACCCGGCTTTCATCGTAGAGGAGAGCATAAAGGCCCAGAGAAAGCTCTTGGTTGGCTACAAGGGCAACCCGAAGGTTCCGAAGGAGAAGTTTGAAGAGGCCTGGAATCCGAAGCACGCTGCCATAAGCCTCTCCGGCGAGCCGATGCTGTATCCTTACATGGGGGACCTTGTTGAGGAGTTCCACAAGAGGGGCTTTACCACTTTCATAGTCACGAACGGAACCGTTCCCGAGAGGCTTGAGGAGATGATAAGGGAGGACAAGCTCCCAACCCAGTTCTACGTCTCGCTCACCGCTCCCGACCTGGAGACGTACAACAGGGTTAACGTTCCCATGATCCCCGACGGCTGGGACAGGATAAAGGAAACTCTTAAGCTGATGAAAGACGCTCAGACGAGGACGGTAATAAGGCTGACCCTTGTTAAAGGCGAGAACATGCACAACCCGGAAGGCTATGCCAAACTGATAAAGCTCGCGAACCCAATGTTCGTCGAGGCAAAGGCCTACATGTTTGTGGGCTTCTCAAGGAACAGGCTTACCATCAACAACATGCCCAAGCACGAGGAGATCAAGGCCTTCGCGGAGGAGCTGGTTAAGCACCTCCCCGGCTATCACATCGAGGACGAATACGAACCCAGCAGGGTCGTTCTCATAATGCGCGACGACGTTGATTCCAATGGAAGGGGCCTGAACGGAAGGTTCATAAAGGACTGA
- a CDS encoding FtsZ/tubulin family protein, with protein sequence MRALIIGIGQCGTKIADIFSLVDFESLAINTSRGDLDYLKHIPPERRILIGESLTGGKGVNANPVLGREAMKRDLPMVMKKISSIVGYEDVDIFFLTFGFGGGTGAGGTPVLAEALKEEYPDSLVVAIGALPLKEEGIRPTINAAITIDKLSKVADSIIAIDNNKLKEGDLDISQAYERINYTIVERIASLLALIDVPGEQTLDASDLKFVLKAFGSFATVGYAKARADQVKSLSRLITRSFESEGLYLEANVESALYGLVAIHGPPEVLKARDIFEALDELTGRIKGKQIFRGFYPDPRERDVEVVTLLSGIYESKSIEDIIITAKRYAKSFMKAKAEAEEKKKTLLNGLPDFDDIYPTEEGIDG encoded by the coding sequence GTGAGAGCTTTGATAATAGGGATTGGACAGTGCGGGACTAAAATAGCAGACATCTTTTCCCTCGTGGATTTTGAGAGCCTGGCCATAAACACTTCAAGGGGCGACCTAGACTATCTAAAGCACATTCCGCCGGAGAGAAGAATACTGATAGGCGAGAGCCTAACCGGGGGGAAGGGAGTAAACGCCAACCCCGTTCTGGGGAGAGAGGCCATGAAGCGCGATCTCCCCATGGTCATGAAAAAGATCTCCTCGATCGTGGGTTATGAAGACGTTGATATATTCTTTCTCACATTCGGATTTGGCGGTGGAACCGGAGCCGGTGGAACGCCCGTTCTTGCCGAGGCCCTGAAAGAAGAATATCCGGATTCGCTGGTAGTTGCGATAGGGGCACTACCCCTAAAGGAAGAAGGGATAAGACCAACGATAAACGCGGCGATAACCATAGATAAGCTTTCAAAAGTTGCCGATTCAATAATCGCCATAGACAACAACAAGCTCAAGGAAGGAGATCTGGATATAAGTCAAGCGTACGAGAGGATAAACTACACAATAGTCGAGAGAATAGCATCACTTCTGGCGCTTATAGACGTCCCGGGAGAACAAACCCTTGACGCAAGCGATCTTAAGTTCGTTCTCAAGGCCTTCGGAAGCTTTGCCACGGTTGGCTATGCCAAGGCCCGGGCCGATCAGGTGAAAAGCCTCTCAAGGCTTATAACAAGGTCTTTCGAAAGCGAGGGACTCTACCTGGAAGCTAACGTTGAATCCGCCCTCTACGGTCTTGTGGCAATTCACGGCCCGCCGGAAGTGCTGAAGGCTAGGGACATATTCGAGGCCCTGGACGAGCTGACCGGGAGGATAAAAGGCAAGCAGATCTTCAGGGGTTTCTACCCGGATCCTCGGGAGAGGGATGTTGAGGTTGTGACCCTCTTGAGCGGGATTTACGAGAGCAAAAGCATAGAGGACATAATAATCACGGCAAAGAGGTACGCCAAGTCCTTCATGAAAGCAAAAGCTGAAGCAGAAGAAAAGAAAAAGACCCTCCTGAATGGACTCCCGGACTTCGATGACATTTACCCGACGGAGGAGGGGATCGATGGGTGA